CCCATGGTATCAAGTGATACGAGAACCCAAAGCCCCAGACTAATGTTTAAAGACCATGCTAATATTAACTTCAGATATTAAGGTAAGAATAATGGGGATTCCTGACATTGCATTTAAATGTACAACTATTCCCTTCCCACTGGCAGAGTATGAGTTTGGTACTAATCCGTCTGCACCACCTTAGCATCCCCCTGGGCACTGACAGCCTGCAGGCATTTATAAGATGCCAAGATGAATACAACCACTGACTATAGGATATAGCAAAATGAACTGGTCCTGCTGACAATTGATTTTCACCCTGATGGGAGCAATTTGAATGGATAGAAATGGACAAATATAGGATGAATTATCTTTTTGACGTCAAGTCTGCAGGGCACTGGGTCTGTCTCGCTTCATACAGCTGTTGAAACCAAACTCTCATGAAAGAGTAcctaaggaaggaaaagaaaaataaacaaccactTACTAAGCACATTTACTGGAAAATAGTGTTTCAATATTGAAAGTTTAGGTTAGAATTTAGGATGATTACACTCTATTAAATCCCTTAGCACTCTACCCTTATTCCTAAAATCTTTCATAATCATAGTAGTTTTCCATGACATCAAAAGCCAAAACAGCACAAGTTGCAGAAAAGTGTCTCATATTACCTGAAAGACTACAAAGGATTTAGAGTTCTACGTGTAAAATGATCATGGCCTCTTTTCTAGGCTTTTGGAGTATAACTTTCATAAGTCAGTTGGCCCACCAGAGTAATTAAAGAGATTAGAATATACTGTTTACTGAGTTTTGGTTAAGTTTTATCTTGTGCATTTGAATGACAGGATAAAGTAGTATATTGCAGTTTTCACATATTCCTTACTCTCCACCTCCACTCCAGCCCTGTGTCAGCCTATGGAAGTAGGTGTCTCCAGTACCCTGATGTTATATGTTTCTTCAGCTGCTGATCACATTACTCTGTAGCCTTCCCTTATTCATTTTCTAGGTCAAGACAAAACTCGTGGCCCTCTGTTAAAAGCACCTGCTTAAGGCTGGCTTTCATTAGTATTTCACATCCCTGTTCTCCATTTTACCTGCACTCTGCCCTTTCATGTGGAAACCATCCTTCATATGAGCTGGAATGGCTCTTTTACTCACCTTTTCTTCTAAAGCCCTTAAGCTCTCTAATACATGAATGGGTGTGGGTATGGATGAACTAGTACTCAAATGTACACAAGGTGTGaaatatattgatattttattagttttattccAGGTAAACATATTGAACCAAATTGCAAATTACATCACTATTGAAGTTAGATAGACAATCCCACCACATGGGGTTTCTGAGGTTTGGTGCAGTAGTTCATCTTGACGGCCTCCTGTATACAGTCACTGTAGTCTGTATCACACTTGCCACACTTACAGCTCACAGCTACAGGGTAGGAGAAATAAGGAGTAACATGGTGTGGGCATCCTGGTATTTCTACAGTCTTGTACATGAAGTCTCTATAAGTACAAACATCCTGGGACAGAGCAAATTTGGGAAGAAACAGCTTGCCATTGAAATcctgaggagagaaggaaaaaaggagcaTAATGTGATAAGGCTTTAGGA
This genomic interval from Vicugna pacos chromosome 9, VicPac4, whole genome shotgun sequence contains the following:
- the TSHB gene encoding thyrotropin subunit beta produces the protein MTAIFLMSVLFGLACGQAMSFCIPTEYMMHVERKECAYCLTINTTICAGYCMTRDFNGKLFLPKFALSQDVCTYRDFMYKTVEIPGCPHHVTPYFSYPVAVSCKCGKCDTDYSDCIQEAVKMNYCTKPQKPHVVGLSI